The sequence AATCGCCACCCAAAATGTCGTGGAGAAGCGCCTGCTTTCCAAGGGAATCAAAAAAGAGGAGCTGGGGCGCGAGGCGTTCCTTGAAAAAGTGTGGGAATGGAGAGAGGAGAGTGGCGGAACGATTCTCTCTCAAATGCGCAAACTCGGCACCTCCCCAGCGTGGAGCCGCACCCGATTCACCATGGACGAGGGGCTTAAAAACAGTGTCGCGCGAGCCTTTGTGAAGCTCTATGAGGAGGGCTACATCATCCGAGGCAACTACATGGTCAATTGGTGCACTCATGATGGGGCGCTAAGCGACATTGAGGTGGAGTATGACGCCAACAAAGGCAAGCTCTACCATCTGCGCTATTTTTTCAAAGATTCTAGCGACTATATTGTGGTCGCGACCACGCGCCCTGAGACCTTTTTTGGTGACACGGCGGTTATGGTGCACCCCGAAGATGAGCGCTACGCCCATCTCATCGGCCAAACCCTGGTGCTTCCCTTGATTGGTCGCGAGATTCAGATCATCGCCGATTCCTATGTCGATAGGGAGTTTGGGACGGGGATGGTCAAGGTCACGCCTGCCCATGATCCCAACGACTACGAAGTGGGCAAGCGCCATGATCTTGAGTTCATTACCGTCTTTGATAAAGAGGGATACCTCAACCATCACGCGGGCGAATTTGAAGGGCTAGAGCGCCTTGAAGCACGCGAGGCCATCGTGGCCAAACTCCAAGAAAAAGGCTATATCGAAAAAATCGAGGAGCATGAGAATCAAGTGGGCAAGTGCTACCGCTGCGGCAATGTAGTCGAGCCCTACATCTCCAAGCAGTGGTTTGTTAAAAAAGAGGTCGCCCAAAAAGCCATTGAGCGAATCAATAGCGGAGAGGCGGCGTTCTATCCTGCCCAATGGAAAAACAACTACAACGCCTGGATGAAAGAGCTAAGAGATTGGTGCATCAGCCGTCAGCTCTGGTGGGGACATCAGATTCCCGTCTACTACTGCGACTGCGGGCATGAGTGGGCGAGCGAGACGACCCCTAGCCACTGCCCCAAGTGCCAAGGATCTCAGTTCCATCAAGACCCCGATGTGCTAGACACTTGGTTCAGCTCTGCGCTTTGGCCTTTTAGCACCCTAGGATGGGGCAATGGTGAGGCGGGCAAAGGGAGCTGGTGGAGAGAAGAGGATCTCCAAGAGTTCTATCCCAACTCTCTCCTAATCACAGGCTTTGATATTCTCTTTTTCTGGGTGGCACGAATGCTCATGATGGGTGAACACTTCCTTGACAACCTCCCCTTTAAAGACATCTACCTCCACGCCTTGGTGCGAGATGAGAAGGGACAAAAGATGAGCAAGAGCAAAGGCAATGTCATCGATCCCTTGGAACTTATCGAAAAATATGGTTGCGATTCGACTCGATTCACCCTAGCGATTCTCTGCGCTCAAGGAAGAGATGTGCGGCTTAGCTCTCAGCAGCTAGAGATCAGCAAAAACTTCACCAACAAGCTCTACAACGCGGCCAACTTTCTCTTGCTCAACGCCTCTAGCTTTAAGACGCTTGATGAAATCACCCCCCAAACCCCTCTAGGTCGCTACATGGCCTCACGCTTTAGCCTCTGCGTGGAGGAGCTAAGAGGAGCGCTGGATGGCTATCGATTCAATGATGGTGCGACCGTGCTTTATCGATTCCTCTGGGGTGAATTCTGCGATTGGGGAATTGAGCTCAGCAAAGCCAACAAAGAGGCTATCAATGAGCTTGGAGCCATCTTCAGAGAGGCGATGAAACTGCTTCATCCCTATATGCCTTTCATCAGCGAACACCTCTACCAAAAGCTTGGAGGAGCCAGACTTGAAGAATCGACCTCCATCATGATCCTCCCCTATCCTAAGGCAAATTGGAGAGAGGAGAAGATCGAGATGACCTTTGAGGTGATCATGGATGCCATCATCTCCACTAGACGCCTCAAAGCCACCCTTGAGCTTGCCAACCAAAAAATCCCCGTGGTCTTTATCAAGGCGCCCCAAGGAATGGAT comes from Wolinella succinogenes DSM 1740 and encodes:
- a CDS encoding valine--tRNA ligase; its protein translation is MSQEETKGYNPREIEESYYKIWETRGYFEVEGNAQIQKPNQNFAVMLPPPNVTGSLHIGHALNHTLIDIMTRYKRMDGYKTLWQPGTDHAGIATQNVVEKRLLSKGIKKEELGREAFLEKVWEWREESGGTILSQMRKLGTSPAWSRTRFTMDEGLKNSVARAFVKLYEEGYIIRGNYMVNWCTHDGALSDIEVEYDANKGKLYHLRYFFKDSSDYIVVATTRPETFFGDTAVMVHPEDERYAHLIGQTLVLPLIGREIQIIADSYVDREFGTGMVKVTPAHDPNDYEVGKRHDLEFITVFDKEGYLNHHAGEFEGLERLEAREAIVAKLQEKGYIEKIEEHENQVGKCYRCGNVVEPYISKQWFVKKEVAQKAIERINSGEAAFYPAQWKNNYNAWMKELRDWCISRQLWWGHQIPVYYCDCGHEWASETTPSHCPKCQGSQFHQDPDVLDTWFSSALWPFSTLGWGNGEAGKGSWWREEDLQEFYPNSLLITGFDILFFWVARMLMMGEHFLDNLPFKDIYLHALVRDEKGQKMSKSKGNVIDPLELIEKYGCDSTRFTLAILCAQGRDVRLSSQQLEISKNFTNKLYNAANFLLLNASSFKTLDEITPQTPLGRYMASRFSLCVEELRGALDGYRFNDGATVLYRFLWGEFCDWGIELSKANKEAINELGAIFREAMKLLHPYMPFISEHLYQKLGGARLEESTSIMILPYPKANWREEKIEMTFEVIMDAIISTRRLKATLELANQKIPVVFIKAPQGMDESLINTFIPRLAKVDSIELLSEKPAACVVDVGEKCEIYLSTAQLDLSPIISRLEKQQEKLQKEVDKLLGMLNNEKFVANAPQNVLEQNRVALKEAQTKLDKVKVELQGIKG